In the Limanda limanda chromosome 10, fLimLim1.1, whole genome shotgun sequence genome, one interval contains:
- the LOC133012253 gene encoding T-cell leukemia homeobox protein 3-like yields MEQAPSAPSPPSKPAHHEPISFGIDQILGAGTEPESGRTAGRQSGSDLSSGDGYYSLGSPTGASAPSYTALSISLSGIMPPVEAPGSYGESRGLGSRGVIRVPAHRPMTAPGPPAPLQGAVPGFGGLCFPWIGNRFAKDRISAALVPFAVTRRIGHPYQNRTPPKRKKPRTSFSRVQICELEKRFHRQKYLASAERAALAKSLKMTDAQVKTWFQNRRTKWRRQTAEEREAERQQANRLILQLQQSALQKSLGESAASDPLCAHNSSLYALQNLQPWAEERE; encoded by the exons ATGGAGCAAGCACCCAGCGCGCCGAGCCCTCCTTCCAAACCGGCCCACCACGAGCCCATCAGCTTCGGCATCGACCAGATCCTGGGAGCCGGCACGGAGCCGGAGAGCGGGCGCACGGCCGGAAGACAAAGTGGATCCGATCTAAGCAGCGGGGACGGGTATTACAGTTTGGGAAGCCCGACCGGGGCCAGCGCGCCCTCCTACACCGCGCTGTCCATCTCCCTTTCCGGTATAATGCCTCCAGTGGAGGCTCCGGGGTCGTACGGGGAGAGCAGGGGTCTGGGAAGCCGGGGAGTGATCCGAGTCCCGGCGCACAGACCCATGACAGCCCCAGGACCCCCGGCCCCTCTCCAGGGCGCCGTGCCGGGGTTCGGAGGGCTGTGTTTCCCCTGGATAGGGAACAGGTTCGCTAAGGACAGGATATCAG CAGCGCTTGTGCCGTTCGCGGTCACACGGCGGATAGGACACCCGTACCAGAACCGGACGCCTCCCAAGCGGAAAAAGCCCCGCACGTCCTTCTCCCGGGTCCAGATCTGCGAGCTGGAGAAACGCTTCCACCGGCAGAAGTACCTGGCCAGCGCCGAGCGGGCGGCCCTGGCCAAGAGCCTGAAGATGACGGACGCACAGGTCAAAACCTGGTTTCAGAACCGCAGGACCAAGTGGAG GAGACAGACGGCCGAGGAGAGGGAGGCGGAGCGTCAGCAGGCCAATCGGCtcatcctgcagctgcagcagtccGCCCTCCAGAAGTCTCTCGGCGAATCAGCGGCGTCGGATCCACTGTGCGCGCACAACTCCTCCCTGTACGCGCTGCAGAACCTGCAGCCCTGGGCCGAGGAGCGGGAGTAG